Part of the Oncorhynchus keta strain PuntledgeMale-10-30-2019 chromosome 31, Oket_V2, whole genome shotgun sequence genome, TTGAAGAGGGGGGACTAGGAAGTTGTGGGTTAAaggttatttttttattgtgcCAAGTCTTATTTCGATTTGAGAGGATTATGATGAGAAAGTCTCATCTCTTCCTACTTCTAACTCAAGTTTAGAGTTTGGCGGGTGGGGGACTTTTGTAGAAAAACATCAATGAATGACTGATTTGTCAAGGTTAACTGAATTCTAGCATTATAGAAAATGCAGGAAAATATTCATGTCAAAAGAGCAGTTGCCAAAATGGAAACCGTAGAGACTTGGATGAAATAGCAggataagtttttttttttttttttttttttttaaataaccacTGATAGACTGTAGGTTTACAATAACTAGGTTGTTACGTACTTTTATATTCGAGGCGAGTTAAAATGTTTTGTCAGAGGATGAATGTGTAAGCATTAAAATTTGCATCGAACAGATGTTTGGGTGTTGGTTAGAATTCCCTTGTTAGTTCAGTTTCTTTCCCCTTATATTTTTACAGTCACATTTGAATGCAGATTTCTACATTAGTGTGTGTCTGAAAGTTGATGCATGTACATGTTTAGTAGGATATGTTTACCATGAGTTGGGGTCTAACCTCTTGGCCTACTTCCCAATGGCTGGACAGATGGGATGATAGATCTTATGGTGGACTGACAAAGGCAGCTGTACAAAAACCACGTTTCACATTTGTCAGAGGACTGGAGGAAACTTGCCTGGTTGTGTATATCTAAGTGACGGTAACGGCTACACATGTGATTTGTTTTACCACCTGTTGTGCAAGCGAAACATAACAGCGACTCTGTACAGCACAATATCTCAATGTGAAGTGGCTACGTTTCTTTCCAATGGCATCACACACAAGTGACAAGTTGGACAGCCTTTCTATACCATCAGAACAGACTGCGCATATAGTAAATCATTCACTTAAATTTGTCAAGCCCTTTTCTTAAGGTGCTAAGTAAAGCCATACCTTTCGACTAATAAACATGTACCGTACCTCCCCTTATAGGTGTATTTCAGTTAACACAAAAATAGATTTAAAGCAAATTTATTTACATAAAGGGACAGGATAGCAAATACAATGAGACAGACACTTGAAATAAAGACAAATCATATCGATGGCACTTCCAAAAACAATGTACACATTATAATTTGTTAGCAGTTAAAAAGAGTCTGTACACTTTAAAAAGGCTCGTTATTAGACAGCTAGAAAAATGGCAAGATTCTATACACTGGCCAGTTAGTGTTTGTGCACGTTCCTCGGCAACATCCATCTATCGGTTCTCCTTGTCCATGGACACAGTCAGGACTCTCTGGTCCATCTGACccagcctctgtctgtctggggtggaCACCTTCAGCTTCATCTGATGggcagggaaggaagagagagacagaccagaggttTAAAAACCAGTTGTGATTGTTCATTTTCCCCTGACCCACCAAATAGACCAATCCTGTTCCTTAGGCTTTAGTGTGCAGACATGAAAGAATGAGATGGCAAGAGTGAGATAGATGCAAGCACATATGCAGATCGTTCCCTGAGGGAAAAGTGTGTGTACAttagggctggcacaattaccgTATAACAGACCGTTATGGATAAcagtcatgaaaataaaataaatttctCTTCAAAAAACATTTGCATTATTTTGAAACGAATAGCTGACTGAAGACTGGACTGCCAGGCAGTTGAGCCAGTTTCCGAAGTAACATGGGCTCTTTAAAACGTGATGAAACTTTGTTGCTCCTTGCTGAAACAAGCAAGGTCTTGTAGCAGAGAATGGGCTTGCAACCTCTGATCCCGGCAATTTGACTGTTGAACCAATTGGTAAATAcacaatggctgcctggtattgtgatgcaataaTTTCCATGGCAATGTAGAATGACCATTCTAATTATGTTAACATATGTCCCCATTTGGttgaatgtattttttttgttatGTCAGTTGattcaacaaatcacagcacatatTGGCGGGTACACTCGCAATGGGGTTCCCACTAGTTGGGCCAGTGGCAAAGtcaaaatggttaaaaaaataaaaacaacattGTCATTTGGTCTTAAGGCCAGGCACCACAGGATTTTTGCTTCCATCTTTCACATTTTCTGATTGTGATATTTTGCAACTGCCATAAAATGTACAAAAATCAAAGTATACAAATAAAGTATCATTTTATCCCAACGCCGTCAACTACACCTACCATAAACGTCGTTCTTGACAGCATGTTTCATGTAGAACTTCAAccactatttttttatttattcaaaAGCGTGTTGTTTTCCAGAGCACATTGTTAGCTATTCCATACATGGCTATATCCTTTGTAGACGTAATTCTGAAAGATTAGTAATTTCCTGGCACGCAATTGGTTACTGGCATCTAAAATCCAGCTACCGGATTGAAAATGTGCTGAGACATTTGAACTAAACAAAATCTCCTGCAAAGAATCAACGTAAAACGAGACAAAATGAGAATCGAAGAAGATAACTACAGTTTGTGAATAAAAATAGGCAATCTCAGTTGGCCAATGCGAGAAAAGCAGTGAATGAAAGAAAATAATTCTGAGCCGCCGATCGAGGCAGTACAGGTAGAGGTGGTATCCCACAGCAGCGCGTTGAGAGATGCAAATTAGTTGAGATGAAGATAACTACTGGAGCAGCGATCAACCAGACCGCCAACAGTGGCTTTTATTTCACGTCTCAAATAAACCAACGTGTACATTATTTGATTTGCCCCAAGTACCTAAACACTGGACTGAAAATCCAGACTTCAGTCATTATAAAATGTGATCTTGATGCATTTAGGAGTGTTTACGCTTCCTGAACAAATTGTGGCTTGACGGCACTTTGGTGACACTGGAGCAATCAGAGGAGTTGTGAGAGCTGATGCCGCTTCAATGTGTTCCAAGAGTAGGCACAGGGCCCATGACACAGTCAAGCGTCAGAAGTAACTCAAGAGGACCTTACATGTGGCAGGCATAGCTGATAAATTATCTGCACAGAAGTGATCTATGAACAAGAGTTGAATTAATGTGACAAATGGTCATATTTATGGAAAGCAGATTTTAACAGCATTAGCATATCTTTATCAGCCATTTTAAGAAAATGACATGTTCCTGGTGCGCCAATTCATTTCTGTCTTAGACTTCTACAGAGGCTTTTTTTAATGTGTAACTAACTATATACACAAtaatatattgtatttatttttacttaTGTTTACTTTCAGCAGGTAAACTTTGTCTGATGAGTAAAGAAAGAAAATAATCCCTATTAAACTGTAGTGCCTAGAGCTTTAAGGTCAGCAGTGTGGTTATAAGGTTTGGTTTAAAATAAAAGACCATTTTGAAAACCGCTTGCCCAGATAGTGACGATCTCACAACGGCCGCATCCAACCATTGTTGATTTGAATGGGGACTCCCACAATGCTCCTATTCAAATGATTATAGCGATGACCAATAACCATCATCTGAAATTCCATGACTGTCACAGCCCTAGTGTACACCAGATATATACCTGTGTTGCTTGCTCCCGGGGGGAGTTGGTCTCCTTGAGCATCTGCAGAGGGGATCGGCCTTCAGCCACGAGTGCCTTGTCTGCCACAcgggagaggtgagagagttaaaaataaaagggggggggggggcctcTGCTAAAAATGAGCAACAAAGACACCCACGTACCTCTCTGCTTCTGTTTGACCGACTGCCCCTTGTTCTCATTGGCTGAATTCTTGTTTTCAACCTGGACGGAGAGTGGTGAAGAGGACGAGCCCCCCTTGCCTCCTCTACCTCTGGCCCTCACTCCTGTGGCCCCGAAGCCCTTCCCTAACCACTGGGGCTTGAACACCACTTGACTGGGGCTCTTTGTGTCGAAGGTGGGGCAGCGGATCCCAGTGGCCTGGGGCTGCTGCTGGCTCACTCTGGGGCCAGTGGTTGTGGATGGTACAACAGGCGACACTGTTACAGGCATCATTGGCTCCTGCACTGGTGTTGGGACCTCCACTTTAAGCATCTCTGTAGCAACCGTGACTTCAGTTAACTCTGTAACGGTGGGGATGGATGGTTCAGCCATGGGAGTCAGAGGTTGTGCGGGGTCAGAGGTGACTGAGGGAAGGGCATACACGTGGTCAGGTTCCTCCTTGTGGAGGTCAGCAGCAGCATTTTCAGGGAGAGGAGATGCAGGGCCGTCGTAGTGCACCTCGGCGAAGGTCGGCGACGGGCCGACACCATCGTGGCAGGTGATCAAGCTCATACTCAGGCGCTTGTGTAGTGAAGACTCCTTGGCCTCTTCGGCTTCCTCCAGAGTCAAATCAGCTTCGACGTCTATCTGGGCTTCCCCCACGAGAACGAAGGGACTCTGGATGAGAAGCATATGACTAGCCACGCTCTGGGGAGAGGGCTGGATCATGTCACCTGAGACCTGTGATggctgaggggagagaaggggctcGCTGGAGCCtaactctccctctaccactgccTCTTCCTCCACATTGAAGTTGGGAAACCTGACGGGCACAGGGGCAACTCTTTCTACAGAGTCACCGTGGAGGAACATGCGGAGGCGGTGGGCGAAGGAGCTAACTGTcactggagaaaaaaaaaagaaaaaaaaagaagaagtttAAAATGACAACTTTGACAAAAAGGCAATGCTGCATCTACAGTTTCAGGCAGGGGTAGCCTCTGCAGAGTCCAACAACATTCTGGTTTTCAAGGGAAATGGAAAGACTACCACTTTAGAGACATTAACAAGACAGCATGCCATCTTAACGGCACTGGATTGGCTGGTCAAGTTTCAGGCGTTTCTTCTATGTCTTCTACGTTAGGGTTGGGAAAACTACACATCTGACCAGCAAGCTCATTCAATCAAGTTCTTTGTTGAATTTCCATGTCCCAGTATGCTCCTCGGACCAAAACGTTTACCCGGCCCCTGGACCTAAAGGCGTGCACATGCTTCTAAGCCGAAACAGTTTTGACATAGATTACGCCTCGAAAGTTTTAAGTTTAGGTCTCCGGCAAGGGTTCTCAGCTGTTTGTACacgcaaaaatattttttttaaagggagTATGTGAGGCACAGATGTTCATGGCCTTCCAGTGCTTGACTGGATAGCTTTGCCACTTGGTTAAGATACTTACCGCTCATGGAGTCCTTCATTGGGGTGCAGGTGACACCGACTGAGGGTGACAGAGGGTCGCTGGCTAGAATGGAGCATTCACTCTCCACAACTGGGACACAGGAGACAGTTCCACCCACCTGAAAGATGAATACATTATTGTTGTATGTTTGCATGcacaaagctgtcaaggcaaagggaggctactttgaagaatctcaaatacatttttggggttacgacatgattccatgtgttttttcacagtggtcttcactattattctacaatgtagaatatagtaagAAATTAAGAgtaatcctg contains:
- the cdca3 gene encoding cell division cycle-associated protein 3, whose protein sequence is MGSSESKVAVASTPKHDPSHRIKHDRLSQLVDPRSPSVAIDRTPIQVGGTVSCVPVVESECSILASDPLSPSVGVTCTPMKDSMSVTVSSFAHRLRMFLHGDSVERVAPVPVRFPNFNVEEEAVVEGELGSSEPLLSPQPSQVSGDMIQPSPQSVASHMLLIQSPFVLVGEAQIDVEADLTLEEAEEAKESSLHKRLSMSLITCHDGVGPSPTFAEVHYDGPASPLPENAAADLHKEEPDHVYALPSVTSDPAQPLTPMAEPSIPTVTELTEVTVATEMLKVEVPTPVQEPMMPVTVSPVVPSTTTGPRVSQQQPQATGIRCPTFDTKSPSQVVFKPQWLGKGFGATGVRARGRGGKGGSSSSPLSVQVENKNSANENKGQSVKQKQRDKALVAEGRSPLQMLKETNSPREQATQMKLKVSTPDRQRLGQMDQRVLTVSMDKENR